One segment of Curtobacterium sp. MR_MD2014 DNA contains the following:
- a CDS encoding glycoside hydrolase family 6 protein, producing the protein MYSRIRTMVALAVVATAVVGGTVTFPAAATAASTAPLPRAALHSATPGQVFAGGLYRQPDSQPAQAAAALSAAGRTTEAAAARTIAQQPIAIWLGEWYTGDALDRVIARNLAAAEKTGTTPVFVTYAVPNRDCGGYSAGGLSPSRYAAWNRRIAADLQGHRAVVIVEPDSLAHLSTCTAERARRPGLIAAAVRVYAAAGVPTYLDGGNEDWNPAELQATYLREAGVAQARGFFTNVANFYGVDGERAYAERLSAMTGGARYVVDVSRNGRGWLGTWCNPTGAGLGGKPHVAAGTTRLDALLWVKTPGASDGTCNGGPAAGTWFPSYAVAMVANRKR; encoded by the coding sequence ATGTACTCGAGGATCAGGACGATGGTCGCGCTCGCCGTCGTGGCGACGGCGGTGGTCGGGGGCACCGTGACGTTCCCCGCGGCTGCGACGGCGGCGTCCACCGCGCCGCTGCCGCGCGCTGCCCTCCACTCCGCGACGCCCGGGCAGGTCTTCGCCGGTGGGTTGTACCGGCAGCCGGACAGCCAGCCCGCCCAGGCCGCGGCGGCGCTCAGCGCGGCGGGGAGGACGACCGAGGCCGCAGCGGCCCGCACCATCGCGCAGCAGCCGATCGCGATCTGGCTCGGCGAGTGGTACACGGGCGACGCGCTGGACCGGGTGATCGCGCGGAACCTCGCCGCCGCGGAGAAGACGGGCACGACGCCGGTGTTCGTCACGTACGCCGTCCCGAACCGCGACTGCGGCGGGTACTCGGCGGGCGGCCTCTCCCCGTCCCGGTACGCCGCGTGGAACCGTCGCATCGCGGCCGACCTCCAGGGGCACCGGGCCGTCGTGATCGTCGAGCCGGACTCCCTGGCACACCTGAGCACGTGCACCGCCGAGCGAGCCCGACGGCCGGGCCTCATCGCGGCGGCCGTGCGCGTGTACGCCGCCGCGGGGGTCCCCACCTACCTGGACGGCGGGAACGAGGACTGGAACCCCGCGGAGCTCCAGGCGACGTACCTGCGGGAAGCCGGTGTCGCCCAGGCCCGGGGGTTCTTCACGAACGTCGCGAACTTCTACGGCGTCGACGGTGAGCGGGCCTACGCCGAGCGGCTCAGCGCGATGACGGGTGGAGCACGGTACGTCGTCGACGTGTCGAGGAACGGTCGTGGGTGGCTCGGCACCTGGTGCAACCCGACCGGGGCCGGTCTCGGAGGGAAGCCCCACGTCGCAGCGGGCACGACCCGGCTCGACGCCCTGCTCTGGGTGAAGACGCCGGGGGCGAGCGACGGGACCTGCAACGGTGGGCCGGCGGCGGGGACGTGGTTCCCGTCGTACGCGGTCGCAATGGTGGCCAACCGGAAGCGGTAG
- a CDS encoding adenine phosphoribosyltransferase translates to MTETAAALVERLTAIVPDFPKPGILFRDVTPVFSDPVAFGRVCEALAAPFAIGAGFQAVAGIEARGFALAGGIAAQHQVGVLTVRKAGKLPGEVLSEQYALEYGEAELELRPGQLPQGTRVLVVDDVLATGGTAAATITLLERAGYEAIGFASLLELDGLSGRERLEPRLPVTTLGRVPA, encoded by the coding sequence GTGACCGAAACCGCAGCTGCACTCGTCGAACGCCTGACCGCCATCGTCCCGGACTTCCCGAAGCCCGGCATCCTGTTCCGCGACGTGACGCCGGTGTTCTCCGACCCCGTGGCGTTCGGACGGGTCTGCGAGGCCCTCGCGGCGCCGTTCGCGATCGGTGCGGGGTTCCAGGCGGTCGCCGGCATCGAGGCCCGCGGCTTCGCCCTGGCCGGGGGCATCGCGGCCCAGCACCAGGTCGGCGTGCTGACGGTCCGCAAGGCCGGCAAGCTGCCCGGCGAGGTCCTGAGCGAGCAGTACGCGCTCGAGTACGGCGAGGCAGAGCTCGAGCTCCGGCCGGGCCAGCTCCCGCAGGGCACGCGCGTGCTCGTCGTCGACGACGTCCTCGCGACCGGGGGCACCGCTGCGGCGACGATCACGCTCCTCGAGCGTGCCGGGTACGAGGCGATCGGCTTCGCGTCGCTGCTCGAGCTCGACGGGCTCTCCGGTCGGGAGCGCCTCGAGCCGCGCCTGCCCGTCACGACGCTCGGCCGCGTCCCCGCCTGA
- the thrS gene encoding threonine--tRNA ligase, which yields MPQAPEPRTATTATTGTELFDGVRGVVAIRVGGVLKDLAADVEAGETVEPVTLDEQDGLDILRHSAAHVLAQAVQQINPDAKLGIGPPVTDGFYYDFDVAEPFTPEDLKAIEKGMDRIVKQAQRFRRKVVTDDEARELMTGEPFKQELIGLKGAAAEGDSGESVEVGAGELTVYENVDPKSGEVVWQDLCRGPHVPHTRWIGNAAKLMRVAAAYWRGSEKNPQLQRIYGTAWPDKDQLKAYLVRLEEAAKRDHRKLGAELDLFSFPDEIGSGLAIFHPKGGIIRREMEDYSRRRHEQEGYSFVYTPHITKGDLFEQSGHLGWYKDGMFPAMHMDEARDEDGNVTRQGADYYLKPMNCPMHILAYRSQARSYRDLPLRMFEFGTVYRNEKSGVIHGLTRVRGMTQDDAHIFTTQEKMKEELTTTLEFVLSLLRDYGLDDFYLELSTKDPEKYVGDDEVWEIATNTLREVAEESGLELVPDPAGAAFYGPKISVQARDAIGRTWQMSTVQLDFNLPERFELEYTAPDGSRQRPVMIHRALFGSIERFFGVLTEHYAGAFPAWLSPVQVVAIPVAAEYGDYLDEVVAKLRAHGVRAEVDHSDDRMQKKIRTHTKAKVPFQLIAGGDDRDAGAVSFRFRDGRQDNGVPVDEAVDRILTAIRDRAQV from the coding sequence CTGCCCCAGGCACCCGAGCCCCGCACCGCGACGACGGCCACGACGGGCACCGAGCTCTTCGACGGCGTCCGCGGTGTCGTCGCGATCCGCGTCGGCGGGGTGCTCAAGGACCTCGCGGCCGACGTGGAGGCGGGGGAGACCGTCGAACCGGTGACGCTCGACGAGCAGGACGGCCTCGACATCCTCCGGCACAGCGCCGCACACGTGCTCGCGCAAGCAGTGCAGCAGATCAACCCGGACGCGAAGCTCGGCATCGGCCCGCCCGTCACCGACGGCTTCTACTACGACTTCGACGTCGCCGAGCCCTTCACCCCCGAGGACCTCAAGGCCATCGAGAAGGGCATGGACCGCATCGTCAAGCAGGCCCAGCGCTTCCGGCGCAAGGTCGTCACCGACGACGAGGCCCGCGAACTGATGACGGGGGAGCCCTTCAAGCAGGAGCTCATCGGCCTCAAGGGCGCCGCGGCCGAGGGCGACTCCGGCGAGAGCGTCGAGGTCGGGGCCGGCGAGCTCACGGTCTACGAGAACGTCGACCCGAAGTCGGGCGAGGTCGTCTGGCAGGACCTCTGCCGTGGCCCGCACGTCCCGCACACCCGGTGGATCGGCAACGCGGCGAAGCTCATGCGCGTCGCGGCGGCGTACTGGCGCGGCTCGGAGAAGAACCCGCAGCTGCAGCGCATCTACGGCACCGCCTGGCCGGACAAGGACCAGCTCAAGGCGTACCTCGTCCGACTCGAGGAGGCCGCGAAGCGCGACCACCGCAAGCTCGGCGCGGAGCTGGACCTGTTCTCGTTCCCGGACGAGATCGGCTCGGGCCTGGCGATCTTCCACCCGAAGGGCGGCATCATCCGCCGCGAGATGGAGGACTACTCGCGCCGCCGGCACGAGCAGGAGGGGTACTCCTTCGTCTACACGCCGCACATCACGAAGGGCGACCTGTTCGAGCAGTCCGGCCACCTCGGGTGGTACAAGGACGGCATGTTCCCGGCCATGCACATGGACGAGGCCCGCGACGAGGACGGCAACGTCACCCGACAGGGTGCGGACTACTACCTCAAGCCGATGAACTGCCCGATGCACATCCTGGCGTACCGCTCGCAGGCCCGCTCCTACCGCGACCTGCCGCTCCGGATGTTCGAGTTCGGCACGGTCTACCGCAACGAGAAGTCCGGCGTCATCCACGGCCTGACCCGCGTGCGCGGCATGACCCAGGACGACGCCCACATCTTCACCACGCAGGAGAAGATGAAGGAGGAGTTGACCACGACGCTCGAGTTCGTGCTCTCGCTCCTCCGCGACTACGGGCTGGACGACTTCTACCTCGAGCTCTCCACGAAGGACCCGGAGAAGTACGTCGGCGACGACGAGGTGTGGGAGATCGCCACGAACACCCTGCGCGAGGTCGCCGAGGAGTCCGGTCTCGAACTCGTCCCGGACCCCGCCGGTGCGGCGTTCTACGGTCCGAAGATCTCCGTCCAGGCTCGCGACGCGATCGGTCGCACGTGGCAGATGTCGACCGTGCAGCTCGACTTCAACCTGCCCGAGCGCTTCGAGCTCGAGTACACGGCCCCGGACGGCTCGCGGCAGCGTCCCGTGATGATCCACCGCGCCCTGTTCGGCTCGATCGAGCGCTTCTTCGGCGTCCTCACCGAGCACTACGCGGGTGCGTTCCCGGCGTGGCTGTCCCCGGTGCAGGTCGTCGCGATCCCGGTCGCCGCGGAGTACGGCGACTACCTCGACGAGGTCGTCGCGAAGCTCCGTGCGCACGGCGTCCGCGCCGAGGTCGACCACTCGGACGACCGGATGCAGAAGAAGATCCGCACGCACACCAAGGCGAAGGTGCCCTTCCAGCTGATCGCCGGTGGCGACGACCGCGACGCCGGGGCGGTCTCGTTCCGCTTCCGCGACGGTCGCCAGGACAACGGCGTGCCGGTCGACGAGGCGGTCGACCGCATCCTCACTGCGATCCGCGACCGCGCACAGGTCTGA
- a CDS encoding HIT family protein: MVIRDAATGAAVPDAFQRLWNPHRMAYIDAGREGRGRGHEDDCPFCEAPRKSDEDALIVARGEHAYVLLNLFPYNNGHLLVCPYRHVPLYDEATVEEIREIAELTQTAMRVLRAVSHCDGFNIGMNQGEIAGAGVAAHLHQHIVPRWASDSNFFPIIARTKSMSQMLGDTRRLVADGWPAAD; the protein is encoded by the coding sequence CTGGTGATCCGCGACGCGGCCACGGGTGCGGCGGTGCCGGACGCCTTCCAGCGCCTGTGGAACCCGCACCGCATGGCCTACATCGACGCCGGGCGGGAAGGTCGGGGCCGCGGGCACGAGGACGACTGCCCGTTCTGCGAGGCGCCGCGGAAGTCCGACGAGGACGCCCTGATCGTCGCCCGCGGTGAGCACGCCTACGTGCTGCTCAACCTGTTCCCGTACAACAACGGGCACCTGCTCGTCTGCCCCTACCGCCACGTCCCGCTGTACGACGAGGCGACCGTGGAGGAGATCCGGGAGATCGCCGAGCTGACCCAGACCGCGATGCGCGTACTGCGTGCGGTGTCGCACTGCGACGGCTTCAACATCGGCATGAACCAGGGCGAGATCGCGGGCGCCGGTGTGGCCGCGCACCTGCACCAGCACATCGTGCCGCGGTGGGCGTCGGACTCGAACTTCTTCCCGATCATCGCCCGGACGAAGTCCATGTCCCAGATGCTCGGTGACACCCGCCGGCTCGTCGCCGACGGCTGGCCCGCTGCGGACTAG
- the pdxS gene encoding pyridoxal 5'-phosphate synthase lyase subunit PdxS has protein sequence MSDSTSTSGTNGTSITGSDRVKRGLAEMLKGGVIMDVIDAEQARIAEEAGATAVMALERVPADIRAQGGVARMSDPSMIEEIIAAVSIPVMAKARIGHFVEAQVLQELGVDYIDESEVLSPADYVNHIDKWKFTTPFVCGATNLGEALRRITEGAAMIRSKGEAGTGDVSEATKHIRTISKEIAALRHLKEDELYVAAKELQAPFDVVKEVAQTGKLPVVLFTAGGVATPADAAMMMQLGADGVFVGSGIFKSGDPAKRAAAIVKAVTFHDDPKVIAEVSRGLGEAMVGINVADVPAPHRLAERGW, from the coding sequence ATGAGCGACAGCACCAGCACCTCGGGCACCAACGGCACCTCGATCACCGGCTCCGACCGCGTCAAGCGCGGCCTGGCCGAGATGCTCAAGGGCGGCGTGATCATGGACGTCATCGACGCCGAGCAGGCCCGCATCGCGGAAGAAGCCGGCGCGACCGCCGTCATGGCCCTCGAGCGCGTCCCCGCCGACATCCGCGCGCAGGGCGGCGTGGCCCGCATGTCCGACCCGTCGATGATCGAGGAGATCATCGCCGCCGTCTCGATCCCCGTCATGGCGAAGGCCCGCATCGGCCACTTCGTCGAGGCGCAGGTGCTGCAGGAGCTCGGCGTCGACTACATCGACGAGTCCGAGGTGCTGTCGCCCGCCGACTACGTCAACCACATCGACAAGTGGAAGTTCACGACGCCCTTCGTCTGCGGCGCCACGAACCTGGGCGAGGCACTCCGCCGCATCACCGAGGGCGCGGCGATGATCCGCTCCAAGGGCGAGGCCGGCACGGGTGACGTGTCCGAGGCCACGAAGCACATCCGCACCATCTCGAAGGAGATCGCTGCGCTCCGCCACCTCAAGGAGGACGAGCTCTACGTCGCCGCGAAGGAGCTCCAGGCCCCGTTCGACGTGGTGAAGGAGGTCGCGCAGACCGGCAAGCTCCCCGTCGTGCTCTTCACCGCCGGTGGTGTCGCGACCCCGGCCGACGCCGCGATGATGATGCAGCTCGGTGCGGACGGTGTGTTCGTCGGGTCCGGCATCTTCAAGTCGGGCGACCCGGCGAAGCGCGCCGCGGCGATCGTCAAGGCCGTGACCTTCCACGACGACCCGAAGGTCATCGCCGAGGTGTCCCGCGGTCTGGGCGAGGCCATGGTCGGCATCAACGTCGCCGACGTCCCCGCTCCGCACCGCCTCGCCGAGCGCGGCTGGTGA
- the pdxT gene encoding pyridoxal 5'-phosphate synthase glutaminase subunit PdxT has product MSARPRIGVLALQGDFREHIASLTELGADVVPLRRPEEIEALDGVVIPGGESSVMDKLSRTFGVAEPLSAAIRGGLPAYGTCAGMIMLSSRIAAGIPGQQTLAVLDTTVRRNAFGSQNDSFETDIPMPALGEAPVHAVFIRAPVVEEHGASVQVLGALADGQVVAVQQDAVLASAFHPEVAGEDRFHRRFLDIVRSA; this is encoded by the coding sequence GTGAGCGCCCGACCCCGCATCGGGGTCCTCGCGCTGCAGGGTGACTTCCGCGAGCACATCGCCTCGCTGACGGAGCTCGGCGCCGACGTGGTGCCGCTCCGTCGGCCCGAGGAGATCGAGGCGCTCGACGGCGTCGTGATCCCCGGCGGTGAGTCGAGCGTCATGGACAAGCTGTCCCGGACGTTCGGCGTCGCCGAGCCACTGAGCGCAGCGATCCGCGGGGGACTCCCCGCCTACGGCACCTGTGCCGGGATGATCATGCTGTCCTCCCGGATCGCCGCGGGCATCCCGGGGCAGCAGACGCTCGCCGTGCTCGACACGACCGTGCGCCGCAACGCCTTCGGCAGCCAGAACGACTCCTTCGAGACCGACATCCCGATGCCGGCACTCGGCGAGGCCCCCGTGCACGCGGTGTTCATCCGCGCCCCCGTGGTCGAGGAGCACGGCGCCAGCGTCCAGGTACTCGGTGCCCTCGCCGACGGGCAGGTCGTCGCCGTGCAGCAGGACGCCGTGCTCGCGAGCGCGTTCCACCCCGAGGTCGCCGGCGAGGACCGCTTCCACCGCCGCTTCCTCGACATCGTCCGCAGCGCCTAG
- a CDS encoding YebC/PmpR family DNA-binding transcriptional regulator, which yields MSGHSKWATTKHKKAVIDQRRAKSFAKLIKNIEVAAKMGGADLSGNPTLVDAVQKAKKTSVPNDNIDRAIKRGAGLTGESIEYTTIMYEGYGPNGVAMLVECLTDNKNRAAAEVRTAMSRNGGTMADPGSVAYNFSRKGVISVTKTDGLDEDTVMTAVLDAGVEDVVDQGGGFEVITEASDLVAARTALQDAGIDYDSADAEFVPGVKVPVDADTARKVFKLIDALEDSDDVQNVYANFDIPADVQAELDEDED from the coding sequence GTGTCCGGGCATTCCAAGTGGGCAACGACGAAGCACAAGAAGGCGGTCATCGACCAGCGCCGTGCGAAGTCGTTCGCCAAGCTCATCAAGAACATCGAGGTCGCCGCGAAGATGGGCGGCGCGGACCTGTCGGGCAACCCGACCCTGGTCGACGCCGTCCAGAAGGCCAAGAAGACCTCGGTCCCGAACGACAACATCGACCGCGCGATCAAGCGCGGCGCCGGCCTGACCGGTGAGTCGATCGAGTACACGACGATCATGTACGAGGGCTACGGCCCGAACGGTGTCGCGATGCTCGTCGAGTGCCTCACCGACAACAAGAACCGCGCTGCGGCCGAGGTCCGGACGGCGATGTCCCGGAACGGCGGCACCATGGCCGACCCGGGCAGCGTCGCCTACAACTTCTCGCGCAAGGGCGTCATCTCGGTCACGAAGACCGACGGTCTCGACGAGGACACCGTCATGACGGCCGTCCTCGACGCGGGTGTCGAGGACGTGGTCGACCAGGGCGGCGGCTTCGAGGTCATCACCGAGGCGAGCGACCTCGTCGCGGCGCGCACGGCGCTGCAGGACGCCGGCATCGACTACGACTCGGCCGATGCCGAGTTCGTCCCCGGGGTGAAGGTCCCGGTCGACGCCGACACCGCCCGCAAGGTCTTCAAGCTGATCGACGCGCTCGAGGACAGCGACGACGTGCAGAACGTCTACGCCAACTTCGACATCCCCGCGGACGTCCAGGCCGAGCTCGACGAGGACGAGGACTAG
- the ruvC gene encoding crossover junction endodeoxyribonuclease RuvC: MLRVLGVDPGLTRCGVGVVEVAPNRRARLVHVTVVRTPADMALEQRLLRIADGIAAEIDDHRPDAVAVERVFAQANVRTVMGTAQAAGLALHAAAARGLPVGLHTPSEVKAAVTGYGNADKRQVQTMIARVLGLDEAPKPADAADALALAVCHAWRLGSPDRVGPGPSTLTPAQRAWRDAQAGVADTPLARAAAAASRPGAAARRAGAVGGRP; this comes from the coding sequence GTGCTCCGTGTGCTCGGGGTGGACCCCGGGCTCACCCGGTGCGGCGTCGGCGTCGTCGAGGTCGCACCGAACCGGCGCGCACGACTCGTCCACGTGACGGTCGTGCGCACGCCCGCGGACATGGCGTTGGAGCAGCGGCTCCTGCGCATCGCCGACGGCATCGCTGCCGAGATCGACGACCACCGCCCCGACGCGGTGGCGGTCGAGCGTGTCTTCGCACAGGCGAACGTCCGGACCGTCATGGGCACCGCGCAGGCGGCGGGGCTGGCGCTGCACGCCGCCGCCGCCCGTGGGCTGCCCGTCGGGCTGCACACGCCGTCGGAGGTCAAGGCGGCGGTCACCGGCTACGGGAACGCCGACAAGCGCCAGGTGCAGACGATGATCGCGCGGGTGCTGGGGCTCGACGAGGCCCCGAAGCCCGCCGACGCCGCGGACGCGCTCGCCCTGGCGGTCTGCCATGCCTGGAGGCTCGGATCACCCGACCGGGTCGGTCCCGGCCCGTCGACGCTCACCCCGGCACAGCGCGCCTGGCGGGACGCGCAGGCCGGGGTCGCGGACACGCCGCTCGCGCGTGCCGCTGCCGCGGCATCGCGTCCGGGTGCCGCCGCGCGGCGGGCCGGCGCCGTCGGTGGGCGGCCCTAG
- the ruvA gene encoding Holliday junction branch migration protein RuvA, translated as MIASLRGTCIDVSGSAVVVEVGGVGYAVTVTPAHALTMRHGSEVFLRTAMIVREDEHLLFGFESTDALQVFDLLRSVSGVGPKSALGVLAHMDPAQVANAVASEDDAAFRKVSGIGPKTAKLITVALSGKLVAFEQAPASATVAGGSAHPAALDVVSALVGLGWREDAAQSAVDAVVASDPGAAAMGTQALLRAALGTLRPAGAGR; from the coding sequence ATGATCGCGAGCCTCCGGGGAACCTGCATCGACGTCTCCGGATCGGCCGTCGTGGTCGAGGTCGGGGGAGTGGGGTACGCCGTCACGGTCACCCCGGCGCACGCACTGACGATGCGCCACGGCTCCGAGGTGTTCCTGCGCACGGCGATGATCGTGCGCGAGGACGAGCACCTGCTCTTCGGCTTCGAGTCGACCGACGCGCTCCAGGTGTTCGACCTGCTCCGCAGCGTCTCCGGCGTCGGGCCGAAGTCGGCGCTCGGCGTCCTCGCCCACATGGACCCGGCACAGGTCGCCAACGCCGTCGCGAGCGAGGACGACGCGGCGTTCCGCAAGGTGTCCGGCATCGGCCCGAAGACCGCGAAGCTCATCACGGTCGCCCTCTCCGGCAAGCTCGTGGCCTTCGAGCAGGCGCCTGCGTCCGCGACGGTCGCGGGTGGCAGCGCGCACCCGGCCGCGCTCGACGTCGTGTCGGCGCTCGTCGGACTCGGCTGGCGCGAGGACGCGGCACAGTCCGCCGTCGACGCCGTCGTGGCGAGCGACCCGGGTGCCGCTGCGATGGGCACGCAGGCCCTGCTCCGCGCCGCGCTCGGCACCCTGCGTCCCGCGGGGGCCGGCCGGTGA
- the ruvB gene encoding Holliday junction branch migration DNA helicase RuvB: MSGITSAGAESQEELAFEGALRPKSLDEFVGQRKVRGQLDLLLKAAAMQERTPDHILMAGPPGLGKTTLAMIVAHESGRPLRMSSGPAIQHAGDLAAVLSSLVPGEVLFIDEIHRMARSAEEMLYLAMEDFRIDVMVGKGAGATSIPLDLAPFTLVGATTRAGLLPNPLRDRFGFTAHLEFYEKDELEQVLIRAAHLLDLRIDRSALREIAGRSRGTPRIANRLLRRVRDYALVHGTSDGMAAVQGALDLYDVDELGLDRLDRAVVETMLTRFDGGPVGLNTLAVSVGEESETIESVVEPFLVRVGLVTRTPRGRIATPQAWRHFGMSPGDGVGAQPGLFDD, from the coding sequence GTGAGCGGGATCACCTCGGCGGGAGCCGAGTCGCAGGAGGAGCTCGCCTTCGAGGGCGCGCTCCGACCGAAGTCGCTCGACGAGTTCGTCGGGCAGCGCAAGGTCCGCGGCCAGCTCGACCTCCTGCTCAAGGCGGCGGCCATGCAGGAACGCACCCCCGACCACATCCTCATGGCCGGTCCGCCCGGGCTCGGCAAGACGACCCTCGCGATGATCGTCGCGCACGAGTCCGGTCGGCCGCTGCGGATGTCGAGCGGCCCCGCGATCCAGCACGCCGGCGACCTCGCCGCGGTGCTGTCCTCCCTCGTCCCCGGCGAAGTGCTCTTCATCGACGAGATCCACCGGATGGCGCGCTCGGCGGAGGAGATGCTCTACCTCGCGATGGAGGACTTCCGGATCGACGTGATGGTCGGCAAGGGTGCCGGCGCGACGAGCATCCCGCTCGACCTCGCGCCGTTCACCCTCGTCGGTGCGACCACGCGCGCCGGGCTGCTGCCGAACCCGCTCCGCGACCGCTTCGGCTTCACCGCGCACCTCGAGTTCTACGAGAAGGACGAACTCGAACAGGTGCTGATCCGCGCGGCGCACCTGCTCGACCTGCGCATCGACCGGTCCGCCCTGCGCGAGATCGCCGGTCGCTCCCGCGGCACCCCGCGCATCGCGAACCGCCTGCTGCGCCGGGTGCGCGACTACGCCCTCGTGCACGGCACCTCGGACGGGATGGCCGCCGTGCAGGGGGCGCTCGACCTGTACGACGTCGACGAGCTCGGGCTCGACCGGCTCGACCGCGCCGTCGTCGAGACGATGCTCACGCGGTTCGACGGTGGCCCCGTGGGCCTGAACACCCTCGCCGTCTCCGTGGGCGAGGAGTCCGAGACGATCGAGTCGGTGGTCGAGCCCTTCCTGGTCCGCGTCGGACTCGTGACCCGGACGCCCCGCGGGCGGATCGCGACCCCGCAGGCCTGGCGTCACTTCGGGATGTCCCCGGGCGACGGAGTCGGCGCGCAGCCCGGCCTGTTCGACGACTGA
- a CDS encoding preprotein translocase subunit YajC produces MDQSLFLIVIIVAFAAFMFYSSRKRKKQQAELQTKMVPGSRVMLSFGLYGTLVSVDDDKVTADVEVAPGTIVTVHRQTLSRVVDEDASDVETTVVPEDDAAAPKPIADLNGEPVYGERVDESDPTKRKTED; encoded by the coding sequence ATGGACCAATCACTCTTCCTCATCGTCATCATCGTGGCGTTCGCCGCGTTCATGTTCTACAGCAGCCGCAAGCGCAAGAAGCAGCAGGCGGAGCTCCAGACGAAGATGGTCCCGGGCTCCCGTGTCATGCTCTCGTTCGGCCTCTACGGCACGCTCGTGTCCGTCGACGACGACAAGGTCACGGCGGACGTCGAGGTCGCCCCCGGCACCATCGTGACGGTGCACCGCCAGACCCTGTCGCGCGTGGTCGACGAGGACGCGTCCGACGTCGAGACCACCGTCGTGCCCGAGGACGACGCTGCGGCGCCGAAGCCGATCGCCGACCTCAACGGCGAGCCCGTCTACGGCGAGCGTGTCGACGAGTCGGACCCGACGAAGCGCAAGACCGAAGACTGA